A region from the Patagioenas fasciata isolate bPatFas1 chromosome 27, bPatFas1.hap1, whole genome shotgun sequence genome encodes:
- the ELL gene encoding RNA polymerase II elongation factor ELL, with translation MAALQAERGYGLSCGRLGRGTRVSVFHVKLTESALRAFESYQACKDAVTSKPVIQFQGSQGHIAIPRPDRPAEVRTFTFYLSNIGKDSPQGSFDCIQQYVSSNGNIHLDCLGSIQDKITVCATDDSYQKARQSMAQAEEETRSRSAIVIKPGGRYVGKKVQVRKPAPGASDAVPSRKRPTPVNLASAIKRGNSAISQRPFKDRVVHLLALKPYKKPELILRLQKDGLSQQDKDLLDNLLQQVANLSAKDSTFTLKDCVYKEVQKDWPGYSEGDQQLLKRILVRKLCQPQNSSGFQGEAPSLSPPKDSVNSSSPPQKRSQPLEFIDPLANKKPRISHLAHRTQPTFNGKFSSSNGKDAPAPALPPAPESVSSSSNLPALELPRPHDPLCDVSNDLTHNGRDSESAEPADRLGPPAPTDCPQTSKHNCGSYVKTKKKSKKHKDKEKERKEKKSEEKCKEEKQDCEVIKNADLVSVPQEQVTGLNGTCNNSSVPTSTSEMPDYLLKYAAISSSEQRQSYKNDFNAEYNEYRDLHARIERITRRFTQLDAKLKQLLQGSEEYKTIHDQILQEYRKIKKTNPNYSQEKNRCEYLHNKLAHIKKLIAEYDQQQF, from the exons GATGCTGTGACGTCCAAGCCAGTCATCCAGTTCCAAGGAAGCCAAGGG CACATCGCCATCCCGAGGCCCGATCGACCGGCCGAGGTGCGCACCTTcacgttttatctttccaacATCGGCAAGGACAGCCCCCAGGGGAGCTTTGACTGCATCCAGCAGTATGTGTCCAG CAATGGCAATATCCACTTGGATTGCCTTGGAAGCATCCAGGACAAAATCACCGTGTGTGCTACTGACGACTCGTACCAGAAGGCGAGGCAGAGCATGGCCCAGGCCGAGGAGGAGACGCGCAGCCGCAGCGCTATCGTCATCAAACCCGGCGGCAGATACGTGG GCAAAAAGGTTCAGGTGCGTAAACCTGCACCAGGAGCTTCCGATGCTGTTCCCTCCAGGAAGCGCCCAACGCCGGTCAACCTTGCCAGTGCAATAAAGAGGGGCAATAGTGCCATTTCTCAGAGACCCTTCAAAGATAGGGTTGTGCACTTGCTGGCACTAAAGCCTTATAAGAAACCTGAACTTATTCTCAGATTGCAGAAGGATGGACTTTCTCAGCAGGACAAGGATTTGCTGGACAACCTTCTGCAACAG GTGGCAAACCTGAGTGCCAAGGACAGCACCTTCACGCTCAAAGACTGTGTGTACAAAGAGGTGCAGAAGGACTGGCCCGGCTACTCAGAAGGAGATCAGCAGTTGCTGAAGAGGATACTCGTTCG GAAGCTCTGCCAGCCCCAGAACAGCAGCGGCTTCCAGGGAGAGGCGCCTTCCCTGAGCCCCCCCAAGGACAGCGTGAACTCCAGCTCTCCTCCCCAG AAACGATCGCAACCTCTGGAGTTCATCGATCCCCTGGCCAACAAAAAGCCCAGGATTTCTCACTTGGCTCACAGAACTCAACCCACGTTCAACGGGAAGTTCAGCTCCTCCAACGGGAAGGATGCTCCTGCCCCCGCGCTGCCGCCGGCGCCGGAGTCGGTGAGTTCCAGCTCCAACCTGCCGGCGCTGGAGCTGCCGCGGCCGCACGATCCCCTGTGCGACGTCAGCAACGACCTGACGCACAACGGCAGAGACTCTGAGAGCGCGGAGCCGGCCGACAGGCTGGGCCCCCCCGCGCCCACAGACTGTCCGCAGACCAGCAAGCACAACTGCGGCTCCTACGTCAAAACCAAGAAGAAGTCCAAAAAGCACAAAGacaaggagaaggagaggaaggagaagaaaagtgaGGAGAAGTGCAAAGAGGAGAAGCAGGACTGTGAAGTAATAAAAAATGCTGACTTAGTTAGTGTTCCCCAGGAGCAGGTCACAG GTTTAAACGGAACATGCAATAACTCTAGTGTACCAACATCAACTTCAGAAATGCCAGATTATTTATT AAAatatgcagccatttcctcttcgGAGCAGCGTCAGAGTTACAAAAACGACTTCAACGCCGAATACAACGAGTACAGAGACTTGCACGCCCGGATAGAGAGGATAACCCGACGGTTTACGCAGTTAGACGCCAAGCTGAAGCAGCTTTTGCAGGGCTCTGAAGAATATAAG ACCATCCATGATCAAATTTTACAGGAATATCGGAAAATTAAAAAG ACGAACCCCAATTACAGCCAAGAGAAGAACCGCTGCGAATACCTCCACAACAAACTGGCTCACATCAAAAAACTGATAGCAGAGTACGACCAGCAGCAGTTCTAG
- the ISYNA1 gene encoding inositol-3-phosphate synthase 1 isoform X2, with the protein MAKGAGRGPPGTPVPTAASPHRRPPLPAGAPGVVPAPGTMAETFLVESPDVTYSKDFIEAKYTYSTVHVCTENGVTKVRPCSTRFTFRTGRQVPRLGVMLVGWGGNNGTTVTAAVLANKLGLSWMTKTGRKKANYYGSLLQASTVCLGTGPTGDVYVPFRDLLPMVHPNDIVFDGWDISSLNLAEAMRRAEVLDWPLQEQLWPYLEKMKPRPSIYIPEFIAANQEERADNVLRGSMAEQVQQIRRDIQDFKETSGVDKVIVLWTANTERFCDVTPGLNDTADNLLRAIEQGLEVSPSTLFAVASILEGCAYINGSPQNTFVPGAVELAAQRRVFICGDDFKSGQTKLKSVLVDFLVGAGLKTTSIVSYNHLGNNDGKNLSAPQQFRSKEISKSNVVDDTVQANPILYGPEDKPDHCVVIKYVPYVGDSKRALDEYTSEIMMGGTNTIVIHNTCEDSLLASPIILDLAILTELCQRISFCTEEDPEFQGFHSVLSIVAFLCKAPLVPEGTPVVNALFRQRSCIENILRACLGLPPQNHMLLEHKMQRPVPSPKRFCPGGAACPLAHKKTPGATQLNGHPSPSAPPRPGPPLHVDGAD; encoded by the exons ATGGCCAAAGGGGCCGGACGcggcccccccggcacccccgtgCCCACCGCCGCCTCTCCCCACCGCCGCCCCCCGCTCCCGGCAGGTGCCCCCGGCGTTGTCCCCG CTCCGGGAACAATGGCAGAGACATTCCTTGTGGAGAGCCCCGACGTCACGTACAGCAAGGACTTCATCGAGGCCAAGTACACGTACAGCACCGTGCACGTCTGCACCGAGAACGGCGTCACCAAG GTGCGGCCGTGCTCCACCCGCTTCACCTTCCGGACGGGGCGGCAGGTCCCTCGCCTGGGGGTGATGCTGGTGGGCTGGGGGGGCAACAACGGGACGACGGTGACGGCGGCCGTGCTGGCCAACAAGCTGGGGTTGTCCTGGATGACCAAGACGGGGCGCAAG AAAGCCAACTACTACGGGTCCCTGCTCCAAGCCTCCACCGTCTGCCTGGGCACCGGCCCCACCGGTGACGTCTACGTGCCTTTCCGGGACCTGTTGCCCATGGTGCACCCCAACGACATCGTCTTTGACG gctgggacaTCTCCTCGCTGAACCTGGCCGAGGCCATGCGGCGGGCGGAGGTGCTGGACTGGCcgctgcaggagcagctctggcCCTACCTGGAGAAGATGAAGCCCCGACCCTCCATCTACATCCCCGAGTTCATCGCCGCCAACCAGGAGGAGCGAGCAGACAACGTCCTGCGCGGGTCCATGGCTGAGCAG GTGCAGCAGATCCGCAGGGACATCCAGGACTTCAAGGAGACCAGCGGGGTGGACAAAGTCATCGTCCTCTGGACGGCCAACACGGAGCGCTTCTGCGATGTCACACCGGGGCTCAACGACACCGCCGACAACCTGCTGCGGGCCATCGAG CAAGGCCTGGAGGTGTCCCCATCCACGCTCTTCGCGGTGGCCAGCATCCTGGAGGGCTGCGCCTACATCAACGGCTCCCCCCAGAACACGTTCGTGCCGGGGGCCGTGGAACTGGCCGCCCAGCGCCGCGTCTTCATCTGTGGCGACGACTTCAAGTCGGGTCAGACCAAGCTCAAGTCGGTGCTGGTGGACTTCTTGGTGGGCGCCGGACTCAAG acaACATCCATCGTGAGCTACAACCACCTGGGGAACAACGATGGGAAGAACCTCTCGGCCCCACAGCAGTTTCGCTCCAAGGAGATCTCCAAGAGCAACGTGGTGGACGACACGGTCCAGGCCAACCCCATCCTCTACGGCCCCGAGGACAAACCCGACCACTGC GTGGTGATCAAGTACGTGCCCTACGTGGGGGACAGCAAGCGCGCGCTGGACGAGTACACGTCGGAGATCATGATGGGCGGCACCAACACCATCGTCATCCACAACACCTGTGAG GACTCGCTGCTGGCCAGCCCCATCATCCTGGACCTGGCCATCCTGACCGAGCTGTGCCAGCGCATCAGCTTCTGCACCGAGGAGGACCCCGAGTTCCAGGGCTTCCACAGCGTCCTCTCCATCGTCGCCTTCCTCTGCAAGGCCCCGCTGGTCCCCGAGGGCACCCCCGTGGTCAACGCGCTCTTCCGCCAGCGCAGCTGCATCGAGAACATCCTCAG GGCCTGTCTGGGGCTGCCCCCCCAGAACCACATGCTGCTGGAGCACAAGATGCAGCGGCCGGTCCCCAGCCCCAAGCGCTTCTGTCCCGGGGGGGCCGCCTGCCCCCTCGCCCATAAAAAGACACCGGGGGCCACCCAGCTCAACGGGCACCCCAGCCCCAGCGCCCCCCCCCGGCCGGGCCCCCCCCTGCATGTCGACGGGGCCGACTAA
- the ISYNA1 gene encoding inositol-3-phosphate synthase 1 isoform X1, producing the protein MAETFLVESPDVTYSKDFIEAKYTYSTVHVCTENGVTKVRPCSTRFTFRTGRQVPRLGVMLVGWGGNNGTTVTAAVLANKLGLSWMTKTGRKKANYYGSLLQASTVCLGTGPTGDVYVPFRDLLPMVHPNDIVFDGWDISSLNLAEAMRRAEVLDWPLQEQLWPYLEKMKPRPSIYIPEFIAANQEERADNVLRGSMAEQVQQIRRDIQDFKETSGVDKVIVLWTANTERFCDVTPGLNDTADNLLRAIEQGLEVSPSTLFAVASILEGCAYINGSPQNTFVPGAVELAAQRRVFICGDDFKSGQTKLKSVLVDFLVGAGLKTTSIVSYNHLGNNDGKNLSAPQQFRSKEISKSNVVDDTVQANPILYGPEDKPDHCVVIKYVPYVGDSKRALDEYTSEIMMGGTNTIVIHNTCEDSLLASPIILDLAILTELCQRISFCTEEDPEFQGFHSVLSIVAFLCKAPLVPEGTPVVNALFRQRSCIENILRACLGLPPQNHMLLEHKMQRPVPSPKRFCPGGAACPLAHKKTPGATQLNGHPSPSAPPRPGPPLHVDGAD; encoded by the exons ATGGCAGAGACATTCCTTGTGGAGAGCCCCGACGTCACGTACAGCAAGGACTTCATCGAGGCCAAGTACACGTACAGCACCGTGCACGTCTGCACCGAGAACGGCGTCACCAAG GTGCGGCCGTGCTCCACCCGCTTCACCTTCCGGACGGGGCGGCAGGTCCCTCGCCTGGGGGTGATGCTGGTGGGCTGGGGGGGCAACAACGGGACGACGGTGACGGCGGCCGTGCTGGCCAACAAGCTGGGGTTGTCCTGGATGACCAAGACGGGGCGCAAG AAAGCCAACTACTACGGGTCCCTGCTCCAAGCCTCCACCGTCTGCCTGGGCACCGGCCCCACCGGTGACGTCTACGTGCCTTTCCGGGACCTGTTGCCCATGGTGCACCCCAACGACATCGTCTTTGACG gctgggacaTCTCCTCGCTGAACCTGGCCGAGGCCATGCGGCGGGCGGAGGTGCTGGACTGGCcgctgcaggagcagctctggcCCTACCTGGAGAAGATGAAGCCCCGACCCTCCATCTACATCCCCGAGTTCATCGCCGCCAACCAGGAGGAGCGAGCAGACAACGTCCTGCGCGGGTCCATGGCTGAGCAG GTGCAGCAGATCCGCAGGGACATCCAGGACTTCAAGGAGACCAGCGGGGTGGACAAAGTCATCGTCCTCTGGACGGCCAACACGGAGCGCTTCTGCGATGTCACACCGGGGCTCAACGACACCGCCGACAACCTGCTGCGGGCCATCGAG CAAGGCCTGGAGGTGTCCCCATCCACGCTCTTCGCGGTGGCCAGCATCCTGGAGGGCTGCGCCTACATCAACGGCTCCCCCCAGAACACGTTCGTGCCGGGGGCCGTGGAACTGGCCGCCCAGCGCCGCGTCTTCATCTGTGGCGACGACTTCAAGTCGGGTCAGACCAAGCTCAAGTCGGTGCTGGTGGACTTCTTGGTGGGCGCCGGACTCAAG acaACATCCATCGTGAGCTACAACCACCTGGGGAACAACGATGGGAAGAACCTCTCGGCCCCACAGCAGTTTCGCTCCAAGGAGATCTCCAAGAGCAACGTGGTGGACGACACGGTCCAGGCCAACCCCATCCTCTACGGCCCCGAGGACAAACCCGACCACTGC GTGGTGATCAAGTACGTGCCCTACGTGGGGGACAGCAAGCGCGCGCTGGACGAGTACACGTCGGAGATCATGATGGGCGGCACCAACACCATCGTCATCCACAACACCTGTGAG GACTCGCTGCTGGCCAGCCCCATCATCCTGGACCTGGCCATCCTGACCGAGCTGTGCCAGCGCATCAGCTTCTGCACCGAGGAGGACCCCGAGTTCCAGGGCTTCCACAGCGTCCTCTCCATCGTCGCCTTCCTCTGCAAGGCCCCGCTGGTCCCCGAGGGCACCCCCGTGGTCAACGCGCTCTTCCGCCAGCGCAGCTGCATCGAGAACATCCTCAG GGCCTGTCTGGGGCTGCCCCCCCAGAACCACATGCTGCTGGAGCACAAGATGCAGCGGCCGGTCCCCAGCCCCAAGCGCTTCTGTCCCGGGGGGGCCGCCTGCCCCCTCGCCCATAAAAAGACACCGGGGGCCACCCAGCTCAACGGGCACCCCAGCCCCAGCGCCCCCCCCCGGCCGGGCCCCCCCCTGCATGTCGACGGGGCCGACTAA
- the SSBP4 gene encoding single-stranded DNA-binding protein 4 isoform X4 gives MYAKGKGSGVPSDGQAREKLALYVYEYLLHVGAQKSAQTFLSEIRWEKNITLGEPPGFLHSWWCVFWDLYCAAPDRRETCEHSSEAKAFHDYSAAAAPSPVMGNLPPGEGMPGGPMPPAFFQPFMSPRYPGGPRGPLRMPNQPPVGVPGSQPLLPNAMDPARSQGHPGMGGPMQRMNPPRGMAGMAPQTYGSGMRPPPSSLAGPGIPAMNMGPGGRGPWPNPNANSIAYSSSSPGNYVGPPGGGGPPGTPILPSPGDSTNSSENMYTMMNPIGPGGNRPNFPMGPGPEGPMGAMSAMEPHHMNGSLGSGDMDGLPKYSPSMTMSV, from the exons ATGTACGCCAAGGGCAAGGGCTCCGGCGTGCCCTCGGACGGCCAGGCCCGCGAGAA gctgGCTCTGTATGTCTACGAGTACCTGCTGCACGTGGGGGCCCAGAAATCAGCGCAGACCTTCCTGTCGGAG ATCCGATGGGAGAAGAACATCACGCTGGGGGAGCCCCCCGGCTTCCTGCATTCCTGGTGGTG CGTCTTCTGGGACCTGTACTGTGCTGCTCCCGACCGCCGGGAAACCTGTGAGCACTCCAGCGAGGCCAAAGCCTTCCATGACTAC agcgcggcggcggcgcccaGCCCGGTGATGGGGAACCTGCCCCCCGGTGAGGGGATGCCGGGGGGGCCCATGCCCCCCGCCTTCTTTCAG cccTTCATGTCCCCCCGCTACCCCGGTGGCCCCCGGGGTCCCCTCCGGATGCCGAACCAG cccccCGTGGGTGTCCCCGGCTCCCAGCCGCTGCTGCCCAACGCCATGGATCCTGCACGGTCACAGG GGCATCCCGGCATGGGGGGCCCGATGCAGCGCATGAACCCCCCGCGAGGCATGGCCGGCATGGCCCCCCAG ACCTATGGCAGCGGGATGCGTCCCCCCCCCAGCTCGCTGGCCGGCCCCGGCATCCCCGCCATGAACAT GGGCCCCGGTGGCCGCGGGCCCTGGCCGAACCCCAACGCCAACTCT ATTGCCTACTCCTCCTCGTCCCCTGGGAACTATGTG GGCCCTCCCGGGGGTGGtggcccccccggcacccccataCTGCCCAGCCCGGGAG actCCACCAACTCCAGTGAGAACATGTACACCATGATGAACCCCATCGGGCCCGGGGGGAACCGGCCGAAC TTCCCGATGGGGCCCGGACCGGAGGGGCCCATGGGTGCCATGAGTGCGATGGAGCCGCATCACATGAACGGATCATTAG GCTCCGGGGACATGGACGGGCTGCCAAAG TACTCGCCCAGCATGACAATGAGCGTGTGA
- the SSBP4 gene encoding single-stranded DNA-binding protein 4 isoform X2, with the protein MYAKGKGSGVPSDGQAREKLALYVYEYLLHVGAQKSAQTFLSEIRWEKNITLGEPPGFLHSWWCVFWDLYCAAPDRRETCEHSSEAKAFHDYSAAAAPSPVMGNLPPGEGMPGGPMPPAFFQPFMSPRYPGGPRGPLRMPNQPPVGVPGSQPLLPNAMDPARSQGHPGMGGPMQRMNPPRGMAGMAPQTYGSGMRPPPSSLAGPGIPAMNMGPGGRGPWPNPNANSIAYSSSSPGNYVGPPGGGGPPGTPILPSPGDSTNSSENMYTMMNPIGPGGNRPNFPMGPGPEGPMGAMSAMEPHHMNGSLGSGDMDGLPKSSPSNLGALSNPPGTPRDDAELSSNFLNPFQSDSYSPSMTMSV; encoded by the exons ATGTACGCCAAGGGCAAGGGCTCCGGCGTGCCCTCGGACGGCCAGGCCCGCGAGAA gctgGCTCTGTATGTCTACGAGTACCTGCTGCACGTGGGGGCCCAGAAATCAGCGCAGACCTTCCTGTCGGAG ATCCGATGGGAGAAGAACATCACGCTGGGGGAGCCCCCCGGCTTCCTGCATTCCTGGTGGTG CGTCTTCTGGGACCTGTACTGTGCTGCTCCCGACCGCCGGGAAACCTGTGAGCACTCCAGCGAGGCCAAAGCCTTCCATGACTAC agcgcggcggcggcgcccaGCCCGGTGATGGGGAACCTGCCCCCCGGTGAGGGGATGCCGGGGGGGCCCATGCCCCCCGCCTTCTTTCAG cccTTCATGTCCCCCCGCTACCCCGGTGGCCCCCGGGGTCCCCTCCGGATGCCGAACCAG cccccCGTGGGTGTCCCCGGCTCCCAGCCGCTGCTGCCCAACGCCATGGATCCTGCACGGTCACAGG GGCATCCCGGCATGGGGGGCCCGATGCAGCGCATGAACCCCCCGCGAGGCATGGCCGGCATGGCCCCCCAG ACCTATGGCAGCGGGATGCGTCCCCCCCCCAGCTCGCTGGCCGGCCCCGGCATCCCCGCCATGAACAT GGGCCCCGGTGGCCGCGGGCCCTGGCCGAACCCCAACGCCAACTCT ATTGCCTACTCCTCCTCGTCCCCTGGGAACTATGTG GGCCCTCCCGGGGGTGGtggcccccccggcacccccataCTGCCCAGCCCGGGAG actCCACCAACTCCAGTGAGAACATGTACACCATGATGAACCCCATCGGGCCCGGGGGGAACCGGCCGAAC TTCCCGATGGGGCCCGGACCGGAGGGGCCCATGGGTGCCATGAGTGCGATGGAGCCGCATCACATGAACGGATCATTAG GCTCCGGGGACATGGACGGGCTGCCAAAG AGCTCCCCCAGTAACCTGGGGGCCCTGAGcaacccccccggcaccccccggGACGACGCCGAACTGAGCAGCAATTTCTTAAACCCCTTCCAAAGCGACAGC TACTCGCCCAGCATGACAATGAGCGTGTGA
- the SSBP4 gene encoding single-stranded DNA-binding protein 4 isoform X3: protein MYAKGKGSGVPSDGQAREKLALYVYEYLLHVGAQKSAQTFLSEIRWEKNITLGEPPGFLHSWWCVFWDLYCAAPDRRETCEHSSEAKAFHDYSAAAAPSPVMGNLPPGEGMPGGPMPPAFFQGPAGSQPSPHAQPPPHNPPPMLGPHSQPFMSPRYPGGPRGPLRMPNQPPVGVPGSQPLLPNAMDPARSQGHPGMGGPMQRMNPPRGMAGMAPQTYGSGMRPPPSSLAGPGIPAMNMGPGGRGPWPNPNANSIAYSSSSPGNYVGPPGGGGPPGTPILPSPGDSTNSSENMYTMMNPIGPGGNRPNFPMGPGPEGPMGAMSAMEPHHMNGSLGSGDMDGLPKYSPSMTMSV, encoded by the exons ATGTACGCCAAGGGCAAGGGCTCCGGCGTGCCCTCGGACGGCCAGGCCCGCGAGAA gctgGCTCTGTATGTCTACGAGTACCTGCTGCACGTGGGGGCCCAGAAATCAGCGCAGACCTTCCTGTCGGAG ATCCGATGGGAGAAGAACATCACGCTGGGGGAGCCCCCCGGCTTCCTGCATTCCTGGTGGTG CGTCTTCTGGGACCTGTACTGTGCTGCTCCCGACCGCCGGGAAACCTGTGAGCACTCCAGCGAGGCCAAAGCCTTCCATGACTAC agcgcggcggcggcgcccaGCCCGGTGATGGGGAACCTGCCCCCCGGTGAGGGGATGCCGGGGGGGCCCATGCCCCCCGCCTTCTTTCAG GGACCCGCGGGCTCTCAGCCATCGCCCCACGCCCAACCTccgccccacaacccccccccCATGCTGGGGCCGCACAGCCAG cccTTCATGTCCCCCCGCTACCCCGGTGGCCCCCGGGGTCCCCTCCGGATGCCGAACCAG cccccCGTGGGTGTCCCCGGCTCCCAGCCGCTGCTGCCCAACGCCATGGATCCTGCACGGTCACAGG GGCATCCCGGCATGGGGGGCCCGATGCAGCGCATGAACCCCCCGCGAGGCATGGCCGGCATGGCCCCCCAG ACCTATGGCAGCGGGATGCGTCCCCCCCCCAGCTCGCTGGCCGGCCCCGGCATCCCCGCCATGAACAT GGGCCCCGGTGGCCGCGGGCCCTGGCCGAACCCCAACGCCAACTCT ATTGCCTACTCCTCCTCGTCCCCTGGGAACTATGTG GGCCCTCCCGGGGGTGGtggcccccccggcacccccataCTGCCCAGCCCGGGAG actCCACCAACTCCAGTGAGAACATGTACACCATGATGAACCCCATCGGGCCCGGGGGGAACCGGCCGAAC TTCCCGATGGGGCCCGGACCGGAGGGGCCCATGGGTGCCATGAGTGCGATGGAGCCGCATCACATGAACGGATCATTAG GCTCCGGGGACATGGACGGGCTGCCAAAG TACTCGCCCAGCATGACAATGAGCGTGTGA
- the SSBP4 gene encoding single-stranded DNA-binding protein 4 isoform X1, translating to MYAKGKGSGVPSDGQAREKLALYVYEYLLHVGAQKSAQTFLSEIRWEKNITLGEPPGFLHSWWCVFWDLYCAAPDRRETCEHSSEAKAFHDYSAAAAPSPVMGNLPPGEGMPGGPMPPAFFQGPAGSQPSPHAQPPPHNPPPMLGPHSQPFMSPRYPGGPRGPLRMPNQPPVGVPGSQPLLPNAMDPARSQGHPGMGGPMQRMNPPRGMAGMAPQTYGSGMRPPPSSLAGPGIPAMNMGPGGRGPWPNPNANSIAYSSSSPGNYVGPPGGGGPPGTPILPSPGDSTNSSENMYTMMNPIGPGGNRPNFPMGPGPEGPMGAMSAMEPHHMNGSLGSGDMDGLPKSSPSNLGALSNPPGTPRDDAELSSNFLNPFQSDSYSPSMTMSV from the exons ATGTACGCCAAGGGCAAGGGCTCCGGCGTGCCCTCGGACGGCCAGGCCCGCGAGAA gctgGCTCTGTATGTCTACGAGTACCTGCTGCACGTGGGGGCCCAGAAATCAGCGCAGACCTTCCTGTCGGAG ATCCGATGGGAGAAGAACATCACGCTGGGGGAGCCCCCCGGCTTCCTGCATTCCTGGTGGTG CGTCTTCTGGGACCTGTACTGTGCTGCTCCCGACCGCCGGGAAACCTGTGAGCACTCCAGCGAGGCCAAAGCCTTCCATGACTAC agcgcggcggcggcgcccaGCCCGGTGATGGGGAACCTGCCCCCCGGTGAGGGGATGCCGGGGGGGCCCATGCCCCCCGCCTTCTTTCAG GGACCCGCGGGCTCTCAGCCATCGCCCCACGCCCAACCTccgccccacaacccccccccCATGCTGGGGCCGCACAGCCAG cccTTCATGTCCCCCCGCTACCCCGGTGGCCCCCGGGGTCCCCTCCGGATGCCGAACCAG cccccCGTGGGTGTCCCCGGCTCCCAGCCGCTGCTGCCCAACGCCATGGATCCTGCACGGTCACAGG GGCATCCCGGCATGGGGGGCCCGATGCAGCGCATGAACCCCCCGCGAGGCATGGCCGGCATGGCCCCCCAG ACCTATGGCAGCGGGATGCGTCCCCCCCCCAGCTCGCTGGCCGGCCCCGGCATCCCCGCCATGAACAT GGGCCCCGGTGGCCGCGGGCCCTGGCCGAACCCCAACGCCAACTCT ATTGCCTACTCCTCCTCGTCCCCTGGGAACTATGTG GGCCCTCCCGGGGGTGGtggcccccccggcacccccataCTGCCCAGCCCGGGAG actCCACCAACTCCAGTGAGAACATGTACACCATGATGAACCCCATCGGGCCCGGGGGGAACCGGCCGAAC TTCCCGATGGGGCCCGGACCGGAGGGGCCCATGGGTGCCATGAGTGCGATGGAGCCGCATCACATGAACGGATCATTAG GCTCCGGGGACATGGACGGGCTGCCAAAG AGCTCCCCCAGTAACCTGGGGGCCCTGAGcaacccccccggcaccccccggGACGACGCCGAACTGAGCAGCAATTTCTTAAACCCCTTCCAAAGCGACAGC TACTCGCCCAGCATGACAATGAGCGTGTGA